A single region of the Acinetobacter sp. WCHA45 genome encodes:
- the nirB gene encoding nitrite reductase large subunit NirB, producing the protein MKLVMIGHGMVGHKFIEAILEKADDELEITILAEEPRIAYDRVHLTEYFSGKSAKDLSLARFDFADAHGIDLRLNTKAIAIDAVEKTVTTSFGDVISYDKLVLATGSYAFVPPISGNDRENCFVYRTIEDLDAIRAASLKSKSGVVIGGGLLGLEAAKALRDLNLETHVVEFAPRLMAVQIDDLGGKVLRRKIENLGVKVHTQKATSSIEAGESATHVMKFADGSELETDIILFSAGIRPRDELARSSGLALGERGGIKINDYCQTSNEDIYAIGECALWDNKIYGLVAPGYDMARIAAKHILAEETHCFAGADMSTKLKLMGVDVASVGDAHGMTPNSLSYFYADEDALVYKKIVVDADKTKLLGAVLVGDAKEYNDLLQMMLNGIALPETPESLIMPGFADSGAKAGGSGVDLLPDSATICSCNNVSKADICQAICDGSTSLGALKKCTKAATACGGCAPLVTQVLKSELQRQGVTVNNHVCEHFPYSRQEIYHLVRVNEIKTFDDLIQQHGHGLGCDICKPMTANILASCWNDFVLEPTHAGLQDSNDYYLGNIQKDGSYSVVPRMAGGEVTPDGLIAVGQIAKKYNLYTKITGGQRVDLFGAQLHELPFIWEELNAAGFESGHAYGKSLRTVKSCVGSTWCRYGVDDSVGLAIELENRYKGLRSPHKLKMAVSGCTRECAEAQGKDVGVIATEKGWNLYVCGNGGMKPRHAELLASDLDTETLIRYIDRFFMFYIQTADRLQRTSVWRDNMEGGLDYLKAVIVDDSLGLAEELENRMAHVIGTYQDEWRTAVENPEIRKRFQTYINASAEEQADPYIQFTEVRDQIRPLNEAERSVDRIPMVEA; encoded by the coding sequence ATGAAATTAGTGATGATTGGTCATGGTATGGTGGGTCATAAATTCATCGAAGCCATCTTAGAGAAAGCTGATGATGAATTAGAAATTACGATTCTTGCTGAAGAACCACGCATTGCATATGATCGTGTACATTTAACTGAATATTTTTCAGGAAAATCAGCAAAAGACTTATCACTTGCACGTTTTGATTTTGCAGATGCACATGGTATTGACTTACGCTTGAATACCAAAGCCATTGCAATCGATGCTGTCGAAAAAACAGTGACAACAAGTTTTGGTGATGTGATTAGCTACGACAAATTGGTATTGGCAACAGGCTCATATGCATTTGTTCCACCAATTTCAGGCAATGACCGTGAGAACTGTTTTGTTTATCGAACCATTGAAGATTTAGATGCGATTCGTGCTGCAAGCTTAAAGTCAAAGTCAGGTGTAGTGATTGGTGGTGGTTTATTAGGCTTAGAGGCTGCAAAAGCTTTACGTGATTTAAACCTAGAAACGCACGTTGTTGAGTTTGCACCACGCTTAATGGCGGTTCAAATTGATGACTTAGGTGGTAAAGTTTTACGCCGTAAAATCGAGAATCTGGGTGTAAAAGTTCATACTCAAAAAGCAACTTCATCTATTGAAGCGGGAGAAAGTGCAACGCATGTGATGAAGTTTGCGGATGGGAGCGAGCTTGAAACAGACATTATTCTATTCTCAGCAGGTATTCGCCCACGTGATGAACTTGCACGCAGCAGCGGGTTGGCACTTGGTGAGCGTGGGGGTATCAAGATTAATGATTATTGCCAAACCTCAAATGAAGATATTTATGCGATCGGTGAGTGTGCACTTTGGGACAATAAGATCTATGGTCTCGTTGCACCGGGCTATGACATGGCACGTATTGCAGCCAAGCATATCTTAGCTGAAGAAACACATTGTTTCGCTGGTGCTGATATGAGCACTAAGTTGAAATTGATGGGTGTAGATGTGGCATCGGTTGGTGACGCACATGGCATGACACCGAATTCGCTTAGCTATTTCTATGCTGATGAAGATGCATTGGTTTATAAGAAAATCGTTGTCGATGCAGATAAAACTAAATTACTGGGCGCAGTACTTGTTGGTGATGCAAAAGAATATAACGATCTTTTACAAATGATGTTGAATGGTATCGCATTGCCAGAAACACCTGAAAGCTTAATCATGCCAGGATTTGCTGATTCTGGTGCGAAGGCGGGCGGTAGCGGTGTTGATTTACTTCCAGATAGCGCAACGATTTGTTCATGTAACAACGTATCGAAAGCAGATATTTGCCAAGCGATTTGTGATGGTTCGACCTCTTTAGGTGCTTTAAAGAAATGTACTAAAGCAGCAACAGCATGTGGTGGTTGTGCGCCATTAGTTACTCAAGTTTTAAAGTCTGAGTTACAACGTCAAGGTGTAACGGTTAATAACCATGTATGCGAACACTTCCCATACTCACGTCAAGAGATCTATCACTTGGTGCGTGTCAATGAAATCAAAACATTTGATGATTTGATTCAACAACATGGTCATGGTTTAGGTTGTGATATTTGTAAACCAATGACAGCAAACATTTTGGCATCGTGCTGGAATGACTTTGTATTGGAACCAACGCATGCAGGTCTACAAGACAGTAATGACTACTACTTAGGAAATATCCAAAAGGATGGTTCATACTCAGTTGTACCGCGTATGGCAGGTGGTGAAGTTACTCCAGATGGTTTGATTGCTGTAGGTCAAATTGCTAAAAAATATAACCTGTATACCAAAATTACAGGTGGTCAACGTGTTGACTTATTTGGTGCGCAGCTGCACGAGCTACCATTTATTTGGGAAGAGTTGAATGCAGCAGGCTTCGAGTCAGGTCATGCTTACGGTAAATCATTGCGTACAGTGAAATCATGCGTAGGTAGCACGTGGTGCCGTTATGGCGTAGATGATTCTGTTGGTTTAGCGATTGAATTAGAAAATCGCTACAAAGGCTTACGCTCACCGCACAAACTAAAAATGGCTGTGTCGGGTTGTACGCGTGAGTGTGCTGAAGCACAAGGTAAAGATGTTGGTGTCATTGCGACAGAAAAAGGCTGGAACCTATATGTGTGTGGTAATGGTGGAATGAAGCCACGCCATGCAGAGCTTTTAGCTTCTGATCTTGATACCGAAACTTTGATCCGTTATATCGACCGTTTCTTTATGTTCTATATCCAAACTGCGGATCGTTTACAACGTACGAGTGTATGGCGTGACAATATGGAAGGTGGTTTAGATTATCTCAAAGCTGTGATTGTTGATGATTCTCTGGGTCTTGCTGAAGAGCTGGAAAATCGTATGGCGCACGTGATTGGAACTTATCAAGATGAATGGCGTACTGCGGTAGAGAATCCTGAAATTCGTAAACGTTTCCAAACTTACATCAATGCAAGCGCAGAAGAGCAAGCTGATCCATATATTCAATTTACCGAAGTTCGTGATCAAATCCGCCCATTAAATGAAGCTGAACGTTCAGTTGATCGTATCCCGATGGTAGAAGCATAA